One region of Candidatus Polarisedimenticolaceae bacterium genomic DNA includes:
- the mnmA gene encoding tRNA 2-thiouridine(34) synthase MnmA: MNGNLTAVAMSGGVDSSVAAGLLARLGRRLVGFSMNLAADRHGRCCSPDDFRDARAVADTIGFPHYVLGMEDDFRRAVLEPFKDDYAAGRTPSPCVRCNTFVKFDALLTRARGVGADRVATGHYARLDYDPALGRTLLRTAADDDKDQSYFLFDLSEEQRRRAEFPLGALTKDAVRVEARAMGLTTAEKPESMDLCFVAKGESYRGMVGTGVAGEIVDRSGRALGSHGGIAQFTIGQRRGLGVATGGKLYVIALDAAAHRVVVGEEKDLYRETCTIDRVRWLPFDRPAGALRATARIRSGHEGVIAEVRDHGDGTATVTFEEAQRAVTPGQAAVFYDGDLVLGGGWIAS; this comes from the coding sequence ATGAACGGGAACCTCACCGCGGTCGCGATGAGCGGGGGCGTCGACAGCTCGGTCGCCGCGGGCCTCCTCGCGCGCCTCGGCCGGCGCCTCGTCGGCTTCTCGATGAATCTCGCCGCGGACCGGCACGGGCGCTGCTGCTCTCCCGACGACTTCCGGGACGCGCGCGCCGTCGCGGACACGATCGGCTTCCCCCACTACGTCCTCGGCATGGAGGACGACTTCCGCCGCGCGGTCCTCGAGCCGTTCAAGGACGACTACGCCGCGGGCCGCACGCCGTCGCCGTGCGTGCGCTGCAACACCTTCGTCAAGTTCGACGCGCTGCTCACGCGTGCCCGCGGGGTCGGCGCCGATCGTGTCGCGACCGGCCACTACGCGCGTCTCGACTACGATCCGGCGCTCGGGCGCACGCTCCTCCGCACCGCCGCGGACGACGACAAGGACCAGTCGTACTTCCTCTTCGACCTCTCGGAGGAGCAGCGCCGCCGCGCGGAGTTCCCGCTCGGCGCATTGACGAAGGACGCGGTGCGCGTGGAGGCGCGCGCGATGGGCCTCACCACCGCCGAGAAGCCGGAGTCGATGGACCTCTGCTTCGTCGCCAAGGGTGAGAGCTATCGCGGCATGGTCGGCACCGGTGTCGCGGGGGAGATCGTCGACCGCTCGGGGCGGGCGCTCGGCTCGCACGGCGGCATCGCGCAGTTCACGATCGGTCAGCGGCGCGGTCTCGGCGTCGCGACCGGCGGCAAGCTCTACGTCATCGCCCTCGATGCCGCGGCGCATCGCGTCGTCGTCGGCGAGGAGAAGGATCTCTACCGCGAGACCTGCACGATCGATCGGGTGCGATGGCTCCCGTTCGACCGTCCTGCCGGAGCTCTGCGCGCCACCGCACGCATCCGCTCGGGGCACGAGGGCGTCATCGCGGAGGTCCGCGACCACGGGGACGGCACCGCGACCGTCACGTTCGAAGAGGCGCAGCGCGCCGTCACGCCGGGCCAGGCGGCCGTCTTCTACGACGGCGACCTCGTGCTCGGCGGCGGCTGGATCGCGTCCTGA
- a CDS encoding AAA family ATPase, translating into MSPVQRVLDALAACDCKPKRNGRGWDFRCPAHEDHTPSAHLEEGDDGRALVHCQAGCPCEEIVARVGLKMTDLFVAATKAERIVKTYDYTDENGDVLFQVVRFDPKDFRQRRPDGAGGWVWNMANARRVLYRLPDLVEAVRQDETIYVVEGEKDADAINAIEGSGFIATTNAGGAGKWRPEYSETLRGARVVIVADKDEPGRKHALDVRHHLQGIAASVGVVEARIGKDGFDHLKGGHTLDEFVPYGTPAPSMPAIVPVNLYDESIKPTKPKFAVKNLLREKGLAVMWATPGGRKTHTAMTLCHEMLVDTGCGRLFGHPDLWIEKRWKRALVIACEESAGELREIGEKCLKGLGKAKLDGELLYLFAASAENRITTDDLPAIIESTGPYDAVILDSLTGLRPKEVNGQRVKWDLDNDAGNELHLMLRGLAEKHELLFVILHHSGKDGTSYRGGVDLWASTDTIFSLSDDDGLVKVGPEKVRGARKPSPFTLEPTWHADGSFTLTYVGTATSKVLSPTARATVAWFKGKGEATQAEAKAANLGAPTTIVDSIKAAVAAGLLKDTGRKVNGSPLYVSVSEGVGDEPDTKEPEK; encoded by the coding sequence GTGAGCCCCGTCCAGCGTGTGCTCGACGCTCTCGCGGCGTGCGACTGCAAGCCGAAGCGCAATGGCCGCGGGTGGGACTTCCGGTGCCCGGCGCACGAGGACCACACGCCGAGCGCGCACCTCGAGGAAGGCGACGACGGCCGCGCGCTCGTCCACTGTCAGGCGGGTTGCCCATGCGAGGAGATCGTCGCCCGCGTCGGGCTGAAGATGACCGACCTGTTCGTCGCTGCGACGAAGGCCGAGCGCATCGTCAAGACCTACGACTACACGGACGAGAACGGCGACGTGCTCTTCCAGGTCGTGCGATTCGATCCGAAGGACTTTCGACAGCGGCGCCCCGATGGTGCGGGCGGTTGGGTCTGGAACATGGCGAACGCGCGCCGCGTGCTCTACCGCCTCCCCGACCTCGTCGAGGCGGTACGCCAGGACGAAACGATCTACGTCGTCGAAGGCGAGAAGGATGCCGACGCGATCAACGCGATCGAAGGGTCCGGCTTCATCGCGACGACAAACGCGGGAGGCGCCGGGAAGTGGCGGCCCGAATACTCCGAGACGCTCCGCGGCGCTCGCGTCGTCATCGTCGCCGACAAGGATGAGCCGGGACGAAAGCATGCCCTAGACGTTCGGCATCACCTACAGGGCATCGCGGCATCCGTGGGGGTCGTCGAGGCGCGGATTGGAAAGGACGGCTTCGACCACCTCAAGGGCGGCCACACGCTCGACGAGTTCGTGCCGTACGGCACCCCCGCGCCGAGCATGCCGGCGATCGTCCCCGTCAATCTCTACGACGAGTCGATCAAGCCTACGAAACCGAAGTTCGCCGTCAAGAACCTCTTGCGCGAGAAGGGCCTCGCGGTCATGTGGGCGACGCCGGGCGGACGGAAGACCCACACGGCGATGACCCTCTGTCACGAGATGCTCGTCGACACCGGCTGCGGTCGCCTGTTCGGGCACCCGGACCTGTGGATCGAGAAGCGGTGGAAGCGGGCGCTCGTCATTGCCTGCGAGGAGTCGGCGGGCGAGCTGCGGGAGATCGGGGAGAAGTGCCTCAAGGGGCTCGGGAAGGCCAAGCTCGACGGCGAGCTGCTCTACCTCTTCGCCGCAAGCGCCGAGAACCGGATCACGACCGACGACCTCCCCGCGATCATCGAATCGACCGGACCCTACGACGCGGTCATCCTGGACTCGCTTACCGGCCTGCGGCCGAAGGAAGTCAACGGCCAGCGCGTGAAGTGGGACCTCGACAACGACGCCGGAAACGAGCTGCACCTCATGCTCCGCGGGCTCGCCGAGAAGCATGAGCTCCTCTTCGTGATCCTCCATCACTCCGGGAAAGACGGCACGTCCTACCGCGGCGGCGTCGACCTGTGGGCCTCGACCGACACGATCTTCAGCCTCAGCGATGACGACGGGCTCGTGAAGGTCGGGCCGGAGAAGGTTAGAGGCGCGCGCAAGCCGTCTCCGTTCACGCTCGAGCCGACGTGGCACGCGGATGGATCGTTCACGCTGACGTACGTCGGCACGGCCACGTCGAAGGTGTTGTCGCCGACGGCGAGGGCGACCGTCGCTTGGTTCAAGGGGAAGGGCGAGGCGACGCAGGCCGAGGCGAAGGCCGCGAATCTCGGCGCCCCGACGACCATCGTCGACTCGATCAAGGCCGCCGTGGCGGCCGGTCTCCTGAAGGACACGGGCAGGAAAGTGAACGGGAGCCCGCTCTACGTGTCGGTATCGGAAGGTGTCGGAGATGAGCCCGATACCAAGGAGCCCGAGAAATGA
- the ileS gene encoding isoleucine--tRNA ligase: MPEGCQVSQNIELKSTVHLPRTDFPMKADLPKREPTILDWWDRIDAYGKIRAARAGRAPYVLHDGPPYANASIHLGQALNKILKDFVVKSRSMLGFDAAYVPGWDCHGLPIELRVDKDLGGKKAAMSAVEVRALCRAHAEKYIGVQKGEFRRLGVLWDRRTDAEEDAVAAPSRRAIYRTIDRTYEAEIIRQLAGFFVKGDVYYGDKPVHWCFSCKTALAEAEVEYEERTDPSVYVKMPVAGLEKRVPALAGRKAAIAVWTTTPWTLPANLAVALHPDLPYVAVDVAGEALVVAEGLLPQVAALLGWGTPKVVAKFTGKEAAGDDVRIERPYPMPSGPATGPGLLVLGTHVTLDAGTGAVHTAPGHGADDFRMGQEHGLPPFNPVADDGTYVPEKVAPEWLKGVHVFKANPLIVKDLEARGLLLRHEPYTHSYPHCWRCKNPVLFRATPQWFIAMEGSDLRENAIRSIHEGSWLPAFGEQRIAQMIETRPDWCISRQRTWGVPIPAVVCTACLPEHSDAFVRDPAFFEHVRRLVLAEGSDVWFGGSAAERLGRLVPAGVVCPVCKTRENLAIHDHIVDVWFESGVSHAAVLGQRQGLPWPADLYLEGHDQYRGWFHSSLLVAVHDRGRAPYKGVVTHGFTLDGEGRKMSKSLGNVISPLDVTDKRGAEILRLWVSMIDYLEDMRLSPEILDRNAETYRKIRNTFRFLLGNLDGYDDGRDRVSYAEMPEIDRWAMQQLEALRLRIVQAYEAHAYHLVYHALNGFVTVTLSSFYLDILKDRLYTFPKTSPGRRSAQSVLYRIVSDVTRLMAPVLAFTAEEIWQELEALEGRPRWGDRSIHAEVFPEPLGVPADTALVERWEKLAQVRMEVLKVLEVARADKLIGGSLEAHVTIEGPEELLDFLRSFGEELRFLFITSAVTLKPGPALAVGVAKAEGTKCSRCWSYTQDVGEDSSFPEVCARCAANVRTIVAEPER, translated from the coding sequence TTGCCCGAGGGCTGCCAAGTGTCGCAGAACATTGAACTTAAGAGCACGGTCCACCTGCCGCGGACCGACTTCCCGATGAAGGCGGATCTCCCGAAGCGGGAGCCGACGATCCTCGACTGGTGGGACCGGATCGACGCCTACGGGAAGATCCGCGCCGCGCGGGCCGGGCGCGCGCCTTACGTGCTCCACGACGGCCCGCCGTACGCGAACGCGAGCATCCACCTCGGGCAGGCCCTGAACAAGATCCTGAAGGACTTCGTCGTGAAGTCGCGCTCGATGCTCGGCTTCGACGCGGCCTACGTCCCCGGATGGGATTGCCACGGCCTCCCGATCGAGCTGCGCGTCGACAAGGACCTCGGCGGCAAGAAGGCCGCGATGAGCGCCGTCGAGGTCCGCGCCCTCTGCCGCGCGCACGCCGAGAAGTACATCGGTGTCCAGAAGGGCGAGTTCCGCCGGCTGGGCGTCCTCTGGGACCGGCGCACCGACGCCGAAGAGGATGCGGTCGCGGCACCTTCGCGCCGGGCGATCTATCGCACCATCGACCGGACCTACGAGGCCGAGATCATCCGGCAGCTCGCCGGATTCTTCGTCAAGGGCGACGTCTACTACGGCGACAAGCCGGTCCACTGGTGCTTCTCGTGCAAGACGGCGCTCGCCGAGGCCGAGGTCGAGTACGAGGAGCGCACCGACCCGTCGGTCTACGTCAAGATGCCGGTCGCGGGGCTGGAGAAGCGCGTGCCCGCGCTCGCCGGCCGCAAGGCCGCGATCGCCGTCTGGACGACGACGCCGTGGACCCTTCCGGCCAACCTCGCGGTCGCTCTCCATCCCGATCTTCCCTACGTCGCCGTCGACGTCGCGGGCGAGGCGCTCGTCGTCGCCGAGGGGCTCCTGCCCCAGGTCGCGGCGCTCCTCGGCTGGGGAACGCCGAAGGTCGTGGCGAAGTTCACGGGCAAGGAAGCCGCCGGCGACGACGTCCGCATCGAGCGGCCGTACCCGATGCCCTCGGGGCCGGCGACGGGCCCGGGCCTCCTCGTCCTCGGCACGCACGTCACCCTCGACGCGGGCACGGGCGCCGTCCATACCGCGCCCGGCCATGGCGCCGACGACTTCCGCATGGGCCAGGAGCACGGCCTGCCGCCGTTCAACCCGGTCGCCGACGACGGCACCTACGTCCCCGAGAAGGTCGCCCCCGAATGGCTCAAGGGCGTCCACGTGTTCAAGGCGAACCCGCTCATCGTCAAGGACCTCGAGGCGCGCGGCCTTCTCCTGCGCCACGAGCCGTACACGCACAGCTACCCGCACTGCTGGCGCTGCAAGAACCCGGTTCTCTTCCGCGCGACGCCGCAGTGGTTCATCGCGATGGAGGGAAGCGACCTCCGCGAGAACGCGATCCGCTCGATCCACGAGGGCTCGTGGCTCCCCGCGTTCGGCGAGCAGCGGATCGCGCAGATGATCGAGACGCGTCCCGACTGGTGCATCTCGCGCCAGCGCACGTGGGGCGTCCCGATCCCGGCCGTCGTCTGCACGGCGTGCCTGCCGGAGCACTCCGACGCGTTCGTGCGCGACCCCGCGTTCTTCGAGCACGTGCGCCGGCTCGTCCTGGCCGAAGGGTCCGACGTGTGGTTCGGTGGGAGCGCCGCCGAGCGGCTCGGCCGTCTCGTCCCCGCGGGTGTCGTCTGCCCGGTCTGCAAGACCAGGGAGAATCTCGCGATCCACGATCACATCGTCGACGTCTGGTTCGAGTCGGGCGTCAGCCACGCCGCGGTGCTCGGCCAGCGGCAGGGGCTTCCGTGGCCGGCCGACCTCTACCTCGAGGGGCACGACCAGTACCGCGGCTGGTTCCACTCGTCGCTTCTGGTCGCGGTCCACGACCGCGGGCGCGCGCCCTACAAGGGCGTCGTCACGCACGGCTTCACGCTCGACGGCGAAGGCCGGAAGATGTCGAAGTCGCTCGGCAACGTCATCTCGCCGCTCGACGTCACCGACAAGCGCGGCGCCGAGATCCTCCGGCTCTGGGTCTCGATGATCGACTACCTCGAGGACATGAGGCTCTCGCCCGAGATCCTCGACCGCAACGCCGAGACCTACCGGAAGATCCGCAACACCTTCCGCTTCCTGCTCGGCAACCTGGACGGCTACGACGACGGCCGCGACCGTGTCAGCTACGCCGAGATGCCGGAGATCGACCGCTGGGCGATGCAGCAGCTCGAGGCGCTCCGCCTCCGCATCGTGCAGGCGTACGAGGCGCACGCGTACCACCTGGTCTACCACGCGCTCAATGGGTTCGTCACGGTGACGCTGTCGTCGTTTTACCTCGACATCCTGAAGGACCGGCTCTACACCTTCCCGAAGACGTCGCCCGGCAGGCGCTCCGCGCAGAGCGTGCTCTACCGGATCGTCTCCGACGTGACGCGCCTCATGGCGCCGGTCCTCGCCTTCACCGCCGAGGAGATCTGGCAGGAGCTGGAGGCGCTCGAGGGACGGCCGCGCTGGGGCGATCGCTCGATCCACGCCGAGGTCTTCCCGGAGCCGCTCGGCGTTCCCGCCGACACGGCCTTGGTCGAGCGCTGGGAGAAGCTCGCTCAGGTCCGCATGGAAGTCCTCAAGGTTCTCGAGGTCGCTCGTGCCGACAAGCTCATCGGCGGATCCCTCGAGGCCCACGTCACGATCGAAGGGCCGGAAGAGCTGCTGGACTTCCTCCGCTCGTTCGGAGAAGAGCTTCGTTTCCTCTTCATCACGAGCGCGGTGACGTTGAAGCCGGGGCCCGCCCTCGCGGTCGGTGTCGCCAAGGCCGAGGGCACCAAGTGCTCCCGGTGCTGGAGCTACACCCAGGATGTCGGCGAAGACAGCTCGTTCCCCGAGGTCTGCGCGCGCTGCGCGGCCAACGTGCGGACGATCGTGGCCGAGCCCGAGCGCTGA
- a CDS encoding helix-turn-helix transcriptional regulator — protein MESIDASKPTGHAFARSLSFKAHRRGCLHSQASLARLCGLSQSRISRIELRLLPATADEQATIAAALGLPIMALFEEPQPAADRELAEAAR, from the coding sequence GTGGAATCAATCGACGCGAGCAAGCCCACCGGCCATGCCTTTGCCCGGAGCCTCTCGTTCAAGGCTCACAGGCGCGGCTGCCTGCATTCTCAAGCATCGCTCGCGCGGCTTTGCGGCCTGTCGCAGTCGCGTATTTCTCGGATTGAGCTGCGACTTCTTCCGGCGACGGCCGACGAGCAGGCGACGATCGCGGCGGCCCTCGGCCTCCCGATCATGGCGCTCTTCGAGGAACCGCAACCGGCCGCCGATCGTGAACTTGCCGAGGCGGCCCGATGA
- a CDS encoding helix-turn-helix domain-containing protein — translation MTASAAPERLAFRLDELSGMLGVPKSTLHDWTRNGTLGCHRVGKGKRHVILVTREQLDEFLERTRSKATRSK, via the coding sequence ATGACTGCGTCGGCGGCTCCCGAGCGTCTTGCCTTCCGCTTGGACGAGCTCTCCGGGATGCTCGGCGTCCCGAAGTCCACGCTTCACGACTGGACGAGGAACGGCACCCTCGGGTGCCACCGGGTAGGTAAGGGTAAGCGCCACGTCATCCTCGTCACGCGCGAGCAGCTCGACGAGTTCCTCGAGCGCACGCGTAGCAAGGCGACGAGGTCGAAGTGA
- a CDS encoding RluA family pseudouridine synthase has translation MSARRVTLAVTASAAGMRLDTLLAAELPELTRSAWKRLIEERRVTIDGRAIGKAGLPVKEGMALAVELPERETSGLTGEAIPLEVLYEDGAIAVVVKPAGLVVHPGHGARRGTLVHALLGRGMTLAPAGGADRPGIVHRLDKGTSGVLVVAKTDAAHRALAAAFARREVNKTYRALVWGRPQPPAGRIEDAIGRSRSDRTKMTVSAKQGRPATTVYRTVGSWPGFALLDVDLVTGRTHQIRVHFAARRHPVIGDTRYGGTPWKTMRDPVRRAAIAAFPRLALHALRIAFVHPVTGAAVAFEAPVPPEIDALVGAVKR, from the coding sequence ATGAGCGCCCGCCGCGTCACCCTGGCCGTGACCGCTTCGGCCGCGGGGATGAGGCTTGACACCCTCCTCGCCGCCGAGCTTCCCGAGCTGACACGCTCGGCGTGGAAGCGCCTCATCGAGGAGCGCAGGGTGACGATCGACGGGCGTGCGATCGGAAAGGCCGGCCTCCCGGTGAAGGAAGGCATGGCGCTCGCCGTCGAGCTGCCCGAGCGCGAGACCTCCGGCCTCACCGGGGAGGCGATCCCGCTCGAGGTGCTCTACGAGGACGGCGCGATCGCCGTCGTCGTGAAGCCCGCGGGGCTCGTCGTCCACCCCGGCCACGGCGCGCGCCGCGGGACGCTCGTCCACGCGCTCCTCGGGCGCGGGATGACTCTCGCCCCGGCCGGAGGCGCCGACCGCCCGGGGATCGTGCACCGCCTCGACAAGGGCACGTCGGGCGTCCTCGTCGTCGCGAAGACCGACGCCGCGCATCGCGCGCTCGCCGCGGCCTTCGCGCGGCGCGAGGTGAACAAGACCTACCGCGCGCTCGTCTGGGGCCGCCCGCAGCCTCCCGCGGGGCGGATCGAGGATGCGATCGGACGGAGCCGGTCCGATCGCACGAAGATGACCGTGAGCGCGAAGCAAGGACGCCCCGCGACGACCGTTTACCGGACCGTCGGCTCGTGGCCCGGCTTCGCGCTCCTGGACGTCGATCTCGTCACCGGCCGGACGCACCAGATCCGCGTCCACTTCGCCGCGCGGCGGCATCCTGTGATCGGCGACACGCGCTACGGCGGCACCCCGTGGAAGACGATGCGCGACCCGGTGCGACGCGCCGCGATCGCCGCCTTCCCGCGCCTCGCCCTCCACGCGCTCCGCATCGCCTTCGTGCACCCGGTCACGGGCGCCGCGGTCGCCTTCGAGGCGCCGGTCCCGCCGGAGATCGACGCGCTCGTCGGCGCGGTGAAGCGTTGA
- a CDS encoding prolipoprotein diacylglyceryl transferase — MHPILVDFGTHDLPFFGVTHLFIPTYGVLFACGALAAWAWFVKRAKALGLPQEPIFNLAFYALIAGLLGAKLTLIVIDLPYYLAHPGQILGTIRSAGVLMGGVLAGALTFIVYALRTRLPLFTLGDAIAAPLAMAQGIGRLGCYAAGCCWGVASDSWCAVRFTNPAAHDQTGVPQDVPLLPVQLFECLFDVALAVLLTVLWRKRPQPAGTVFWAYLGLYGAARAILEHFRGDEVRGLWLGGAISTSQIFSIVAVVVAAAFLVHDRTRRIARA; from the coding sequence ATGCATCCGATCCTCGTCGATTTCGGCACGCACGATTTGCCGTTCTTCGGCGTGACGCACCTCTTCATCCCCACGTACGGCGTGCTCTTCGCCTGCGGGGCGCTCGCCGCGTGGGCGTGGTTCGTGAAGCGGGCGAAGGCGCTCGGCCTTCCGCAGGAGCCGATCTTCAACCTCGCCTTCTACGCGCTCATCGCCGGCCTCCTCGGCGCGAAGCTGACCCTGATCGTCATCGACCTCCCCTACTACCTCGCGCACCCAGGACAGATCCTCGGGACGATCCGGAGCGCGGGGGTGCTCATGGGCGGCGTGCTCGCGGGTGCTCTGACGTTCATCGTCTACGCGCTCCGCACACGCCTCCCGCTCTTCACGCTCGGCGACGCGATCGCCGCGCCGCTCGCGATGGCACAGGGGATCGGGCGGCTCGGCTGCTACGCCGCCGGCTGCTGCTGGGGGGTCGCCTCGGACTCCTGGTGCGCGGTGCGCTTCACCAATCCCGCCGCTCACGACCAGACCGGCGTGCCCCAGGACGTACCGCTTCTGCCGGTCCAGCTCTTCGAGTGTCTCTTCGACGTCGCCCTCGCCGTTCTTCTCACCGTGCTCTGGCGCAAGCGGCCGCAGCCGGCGGGGACGGTCTTCTGGGCCTACCTCGGGCTCTACGGCGCCGCGCGCGCGATCCTCGAGCACTTCCGCGGCGACGAGGTGCGCGGCCTCTGGCTCGGCGGCGCGATCTCGACCTCGCAGATCTTCAGCATCGTCGCGGTCGTCGTCGCGGCGGCGTTCCTCGTCCACGACCGCACACGGCGCATCGCGCGGGCATGA
- a CDS encoding DUF4238 domain-containing protein, producing MDTGRHHFVPKFYLRAFSQNARQIHVFNLERREAFLKASLRDQCCEPSFYGEFPGLEERLQKLEDAFAPVVQEVILTQRPPARNTATMGHLVTFIALQHRRSVAAVESSVESWENMRKALGPMSPELVRDGWSGPISSVEAMRLALGVVNEAAHGLVDLHMRTLVAPTGVRFVTSDDPVFLYNQFCEGVHGTGVLGIAQRGLQVFLPVSPEVTVMLFDPAVYKLASGDAIAVTARDVEMLNGLQVLSADESILLSDENDVAGIRRLVDRYAPLRAPKAMNVEVYERVDDPREGQVHAFQLMPQAHLNLSVCELRRRAKRVPHSKRAAGHRANAAVRRDARGEQPDRAPDSYRPRPADRRGELVSLEVVPPSRRAR from the coding sequence GTGGACACTGGCCGGCATCACTTCGTGCCGAAGTTCTACCTGAGGGCGTTCTCGCAGAACGCTCGGCAGATCCACGTCTTTAACCTCGAGCGGCGTGAGGCCTTCTTGAAGGCGAGTCTTCGCGACCAGTGCTGTGAGCCGAGTTTCTACGGGGAGTTTCCCGGTCTTGAGGAGCGGCTCCAGAAGCTCGAAGATGCGTTCGCGCCGGTCGTTCAAGAAGTGATCTTGACGCAACGACCTCCCGCCCGAAATACGGCGACGATGGGACACCTGGTTACGTTCATCGCCCTTCAGCACCGTCGTAGCGTCGCCGCCGTTGAATCGTCAGTGGAGTCTTGGGAAAACATGCGGAAGGCGCTCGGCCCGATGTCACCGGAGCTCGTGCGCGACGGCTGGTCGGGGCCGATCTCGTCAGTAGAGGCGATGAGGCTCGCGCTCGGCGTTGTGAACGAAGCAGCGCACGGTCTTGTCGATCTTCACATGCGTACCCTTGTCGCCCCCACCGGCGTGCGGTTCGTAACGTCGGATGATCCGGTCTTTCTGTACAACCAATTCTGCGAGGGAGTGCACGGAACCGGAGTACTCGGGATCGCCCAGCGCGGCCTTCAGGTCTTCTTGCCGGTGTCGCCGGAAGTCACCGTCATGCTGTTCGATCCTGCGGTGTATAAGCTCGCTTCGGGGGATGCCATCGCCGTGACCGCGCGCGACGTCGAGATGCTCAACGGCCTCCAGGTTCTCAGCGCCGATGAAAGCATCCTGCTCTCCGACGAGAACGACGTCGCCGGCATCAGGCGGCTCGTCGATCGCTACGCACCACTGCGGGCGCCGAAGGCGATGAACGTCGAGGTGTACGAACGCGTCGACGACCCAAGAGAAGGCCAGGTGCACGCGTTCCAGCTCATGCCGCAGGCGCACCTCAACCTGTCCGTCTGCGAACTTCGTCGTCGTGCGAAGCGAGTGCCTCACTCGAAGCGGGCGGCAGGTCATCGGGCAAATGCAGCCGTCCGCCGCGACGCGCGCGGCGAGCAGCCTGACCGCGCTCCGGACAGTTACCGTCCGAGGCCTGCCGATCGTCGGGGCGAGCTCGTGTCCTTGGAGGTCGTGCCCCCGAGTCGCCGAGCGCGATAG
- a CDS encoding DUF2513 domain-containing protein, producing the protein MKRDHDLLRAILLRVEEAGPGPLSESELAIDGFDKTMIGYHVQLLDDAGFVQARFLDLQQRPVPVFTVLRLTSTGHDYLDNIRTPEVWTKTKATIGEQLRSASIEVFAKVAAEIAKAQMGLA; encoded by the coding sequence ATGAAGCGCGATCACGATCTTCTGCGAGCGATCCTTCTCCGCGTGGAAGAGGCCGGCCCGGGCCCGCTCAGCGAGAGCGAGCTGGCGATCGACGGCTTCGACAAGACGATGATCGGTTACCACGTTCAGTTGCTCGACGATGCGGGCTTCGTGCAGGCGAGGTTCCTCGACCTCCAACAGCGCCCCGTCCCCGTCTTCACCGTCCTCCGCCTCACGTCCACCGGGCACGACTACCTCGACAACATCCGCACGCCGGAGGTGTGGACCAAGACGAAGGCGACGATCGGCGAGCAACTGCGGTCAGCGTCGATCGAGGTCTTCGCGAAGGTGGCCGCGGAAATCGCGAAGGCGCAGATGGGCCTCGCATAG
- a CDS encoding cysteine desulfurase family protein has protein sequence MRTYLDHNATSPLRPEARRALDAALDAAAGNPSSLHQEGRAARALVEKARAEVAALSGASPGEVVFTSGGSEGIAAALHGAAGTVVVSAIEHSAVLEGVRNLDVILVPCERSGRVDAGRFIEALRPGVSLAAIQAANNETGVLQPVEEIATVCRDLGIPLLVDAVQAAGKIPIPRADLVALSGHKLGAPQGTGALIVRDGLALTPLIAGGAQERRRRGGTEAVALIAAFGAACAATKHDRDLAPLRDRLEAGLPHGARVHGASVPRVPNTTSVTFPDVPGETLVIALDLAGVAASTGSACASGAARPSHVLRAMGEGSQAVRFSLGWSSTERDVDTLLGILPGLLARATMAGR, from the coding sequence ATGCGGACCTATCTCGACCACAACGCGACGTCGCCCCTGCGGCCCGAGGCGCGCCGCGCCCTCGACGCGGCGCTCGACGCGGCGGCGGGAAACCCGTCGTCGCTGCACCAGGAGGGGCGCGCGGCCCGCGCGCTCGTCGAGAAGGCGCGGGCCGAGGTCGCCGCGCTCTCCGGTGCCTCACCCGGCGAGGTCGTCTTCACGAGCGGCGGCTCGGAGGGGATCGCGGCGGCGCTGCACGGTGCCGCCGGGACGGTCGTCGTCTCCGCGATCGAGCACTCGGCGGTGCTCGAGGGCGTGCGCAACCTCGACGTGATCCTCGTACCGTGCGAGCGGAGCGGACGCGTCGACGCCGGCCGGTTCATCGAGGCGCTCCGTCCCGGCGTCTCGCTCGCGGCGATCCAGGCGGCGAACAACGAGACGGGGGTCCTCCAGCCGGTCGAGGAGATCGCGACGGTTTGCCGCGATCTCGGCATCCCACTGCTGGTCGACGCGGTGCAGGCGGCGGGAAAGATTCCCATCCCGCGCGCCGATCTCGTCGCGCTCTCGGGCCACAAGCTCGGCGCCCCGCAGGGCACCGGCGCGTTGATCGTTCGCGACGGCCTGGCGCTGACGCCGCTCATCGCCGGCGGCGCGCAGGAGAGGCGCCGCCGCGGCGGCACCGAGGCGGTCGCGCTCATCGCGGCGTTCGGCGCCGCGTGCGCCGCAACGAAGCACGACCGCGATCTCGCTCCGCTCCGCGACCGGCTCGAGGCGGGTCTTCCGCACGGCGCGCGCGTGCACGGCGCCTCGGTCCCGCGGGTCCCGAACACGACCTCGGTCACCTTCCCCGACGTCCCCGGCGAGACGCTCGTCATCGCGCTCGACCTCGCAGGGGTCGCGGCGTCGACCGGCTCGGCGTGCGCCTCCGGGGCGGCGAGGCCGTCGCACGTCCTCCGCGCGATGGGAGAGGGATCTCAGGCCGTCCGCTTCTCGCTCGGGTGGTCCTCGACCGAGCGCGACGTCGACACGCTCCTCGGAATCCTCCCCGGGCTTCTGGCGCGCGCTACGATGGCGGGCCGATGA